The following proteins come from a genomic window of Actinopolyspora saharensis:
- a CDS encoding DUF4192 domain-containing protein produces MSSSAKQQTVHLSDPAEFVAAVPHLLGFYPEESLIVTTLHGAPGATRLGFTARVDLPAEGRRAELATELVRGPIARDEPTGVLLAVVGGLLSGGGERAVPPSGEPASADGGAPAPPHSELIGFFHDALYEADLSLTQALWTPEISKGSPWYCYTDGRSGRTPDPKASPLAAALALSGTVTFPSRAELAESVAPESAETQDRWSARLNLLQDDAEPHRGAADMCSADVETVFAAIRRTAREEALTEEDLLRVLVALSDYRVRDLAMGSALSTEARAAEQLWLTLVRKAPEPEVADAAVLLAFSAYLRGDGALAGVALERVERTRPAHRLGELLRRALDTGIGPSALSVIVRDTVADAQAMIEQEEC; encoded by the coding sequence ATGAGTTCTTCGGCGAAACAGCAAACCGTACACCTTTCCGACCCGGCCGAGTTCGTGGCCGCCGTCCCACATCTGCTCGGGTTCTACCCGGAGGAGTCGCTGATCGTCACGACGCTGCACGGGGCGCCGGGCGCGACGCGACTCGGGTTCACCGCACGAGTGGACCTGCCCGCCGAGGGCAGACGTGCCGAACTGGCCACCGAACTGGTGCGGGGGCCGATCGCCCGCGACGAACCGACGGGAGTGCTGCTGGCCGTGGTCGGCGGACTCCTGTCCGGAGGGGGCGAACGCGCGGTGCCCCCCTCCGGGGAACCGGCCTCCGCGGACGGCGGGGCTCCCGCGCCACCACACAGCGAACTGATCGGGTTCTTCCACGACGCCCTGTACGAGGCGGACCTGTCCCTGACCCAGGCCCTCTGGACACCGGAGATCAGCAAGGGGTCCCCGTGGTACTGCTACACCGACGGGCGCAGCGGAAGAACGCCCGACCCGAAGGCGTCTCCGCTGGCGGCGGCGCTGGCCCTCTCCGGCACGGTGACCTTCCCCAGCAGAGCGGAGCTGGCCGAGTCGGTGGCTCCCGAGTCCGCGGAGACCCAGGACCGCTGGTCAGCGCGGCTGAACCTGCTGCAGGACGACGCGGAGCCGCACCGGGGTGCGGCCGACATGTGCAGCGCCGACGTCGAGACGGTGTTCGCCGCGATCCGTCGTACGGCACGCGAGGAGGCGTTGACCGAGGAGGACCTGCTGCGGGTGCTCGTCGCGCTGTCCGACTACCGGGTGCGGGACCTGGCGATGGGAAGCGCGCTGAGCACCGAGGCGCGTGCTGCGGAGCAGCTCTGGCTCACCCTGGTGCGCAAGGCGCCGGAGCCCGAGGTCGCGGATGCGGCGGTGCTGCTGGCCTTCTCCGCCTACCTGCGCGGGGACGGGGCGCTGGCAGGGGTCGCGCTGGAGCGGGTGGAGCGGACCCGCCCTGCGCACCGCCTCGGTGAGCTGCTGCGCAGGGCGTTGGACACCGGAATCGGCCCGAGCGCGTTGTCGGTGATAGTGCGGGACACGGTCGCCGACGCGCAGGCGATGATCGAGCAGGAGGAGTGCTGA